Proteins from a genomic interval of Hippocampus zosterae strain Florida chromosome 14, ASM2543408v3, whole genome shotgun sequence:
- the tmem229b gene encoding LOW QUALITY PROTEIN: transmembrane protein 229b (The sequence of the model RefSeq protein was modified relative to this genomic sequence to represent the inferred CDS: deleted 1 base in 1 codon), whose amino-acid sequence MFKGSSVPRRGVSPCARARVGLHGSSSFDAFAYKATQTPPVVRSSAKYLSIHSTLSMMQSGGVFDLGPESTSRVAMATMSILQPPSPLSALCRWYLYAIHGYVCEVMFTGCWDFALHRNWKLPGVTSLWAMFLYGTCILAIERMYLRLRDRINVVLRCIVYTLWTYAWELSMGLLLRRFKACPWDYSKFRYNFMGLVTAEYALPWFFAAFLVERLVVQNTLRLRYHDGSDDGWSDPVAGAIRAARRSEKRLRAGGVSGLFKWD is encoded by the exons ATGTTCAAGGGCTCGTCAGTGCCCCGCAGAGGAGTCTCgccatgcgcgcgcgcgcgcgtg ggtcTACACGGCTCGTCATCGTTTGACGCGTTTGCGTACAAAGCAACGCAGACTCCGCCCGTGGTGCGTTCAAGTGCCAAATATTTATCTATTCATTCAACACTTTCGATGATGCAGTCCGGTGGAGTTTTCG ACCTGGGCCCCGAGTCCACGAGCCGCGTGGCCATGGCAACAATGTCCATCCTGCAGCCGCCGTCGCCACTGTCGGCCCTGTGCCGCTGGTACCTGTACGCCATCCACGGCTATGTGTGCGAGGTGATGTTCACGGGGTGCTGGGACTTCGCCCTGCACCGTAATTGGAAGCTGCCGGGCGTCACCAGCTTGTGGGCGATGTTCCTCTATGGCACCTGCATCCTGGCCATCGAGCGCATGTACCTGCGGCTGCGCGACCGCATCAACGTGGTGCTGCGCTGCATCGTCTACACGCTGTGGACGTACGCATGGGAGCTGAGCATGGGCCTGCTCCTGCGTCGCTTCAAAGCCTGCCCCTGGGACTACTCCAAGTTCCGCTATAACTTCATGGGCCTAGTGACGGCTGAGTACGCCTTGCCCTGGTTCTTCGCCGCCTTCCTGGTGGAGCGCCTTGTCGTCCAAAATACCCTGCGCCTGCGCTACCACGACGGTTCCGACGACGGCTGGTCCGACCCCGTGGCCGGGGCCATCAGGGCCGCTCGCCGGAGCGAGAAGAGGCTGCGGGCCGGCGGGGTCAGTGGCTTGTTCAAGTGGGACTGA
- the mta1 gene encoding metastasis-associated protein MTA1, with protein MAANMYRVGDYVYFENSSSNPLLIRRIEELNKTANGNVEAKVVCFYRRRDISSTLIALADKHARELEEEMENPEMSDLPENQKHQLRHRELFLSRQLESLPATHIRGKCCVTLLNETEALKSYLDTEDAFFYSLVYDPQQKTLLADKGEIRVGNKYQADITDLLNEGEEDARDLEKLEEKIWEPSSSLTEKQIDQFLVVARSVGTFARALDCSSSVRQPSLHMSAAAASRDITLFHAMDTLHGTGYDVTRAIAALVPQGGPVLCRDEMEEWSASEANLFEEALEKYGKDFTDIQQDFLPWKSLTSIIEYYYMWKTTDRYVQQKRLKAAEAESKLKQVYIPNYNKPNPNQLSSNNPKPVALVNGAAGAAAPGPPGLPGQGLNPNPPPLARACESCYTNSSYQWYSWGPPNMQCRLCASCWTYWKKYGGLKMPTRLDGERPGPNRSSMSPHGMPVRHSGSPKFAVKTRQAFYLQTSALTRVARRLCQDIIKPRYLGRHPYLPVNTAAIKAECALRLPEKDPGKPSPLKPTERKPLESVVRYLEAHPRPAKVEAPARGTSISTGSLTPIKSSPILNNGSPTILGKRSYEQHNGLDGTKSKALAPQWDIMAKRLSDVGRPSAVMQDEVHQLD; from the exons gggagctggaggaggagatggagaaTCCCGAGATGAGCGACCTCCCCGAGAACCAGAAACATCAGCTCAGACACAGGGAGCTCTTTTTGTCCCGCCAGCTCGAGTCCCTCCCGGCCACGCACATCAG GGGAAAATGCTGCGTGACGCTGCTGAACGAGACCGAAGCGCTCAAGTCCTACCTGGACACTGAG GATGCCTTCTTCTACTCGCTGGTGTACGACCCCCAGCAGAAGACTCTGCTGGCCGACAAGGGCGAGATCCGGGTGGGCAACAAGTATCAGGCCGACATCACCGACTTGCTGAACGAAG gtgaggAGGATGCCAGggacttggagaaactggaggaGAAGATCTGGGAGCCTAGCAGCTCGCTGACGGAGAAGCAGATCGACCAGTTTTTGGTGGTCGCTCG GTCGGTGGGTACGTTCGCCCGAGCCTTGGATTGCAGCAGCTCTGTGCGCCAGCCCAGCCTTCACATGAGTGCTGCCGCAGCCTCTAGAGACATCACATTG TTCCACGCCATGGACACTCTACACGGCACGGGCTACGACGTGACACGGGCCATCGCGGCGCTGGTGCCCCAGGGAGGCCCAGTTCTGTGCCGCGACGAGATGGAGGAGTGGAGCGCCTCCGAGGCCAACCTGTTTGAGGAGGCGCTGGAGAAATACGGCAAGGACTTCACGGACATCCAGCAGGATTTT TTACCCTGGAAGTCGCTGACAAGCATCATCGAGTATTACTACATGTGGAAGACCACTGACAGATATGTGCAGCAg AAACGATTAAAGGCAGCCGAGGCCGAAAGCAAGTTAAAGCAGGTCTACATCCCCAACTA CAACAAGCCAAACCCCAACCAGCTGAGCAGCAACAACCCAAAGCCGGTGGCCCTGGTCAACGGAGCGGCCGGAGCCGCCGCACCCGGTCCGCCGGGACTGCCGGGTCAAGGCCTGAACCCGAACCCGCCGCCACTTGCGCGGGCCTGTGAAAGCTGCTACA CCAACAGTTCCTACCAGTGGTACTCGTGGGGGCCTCCCAACATGCAGTGTCGCCTCTGCGCCTCCTGCTGGACGTACTGGAAGAAGTACGGCGGGCTGAAGATGCCCACCAGGCTGGACGGCGAGCGACCCGGCCCCAACCGCAGCAGCATG AGCCCTCACGGCATGCCCGTGCGGCACAGCGGCAGCCCCAAGTTCGCCGTCAAGACGCGACAGGCCTTCTACCTGCAGACCAGCGCCCTGACGCGGGTGGCGCGCCGCCTCTGCCAGGACATCATCAAGCCCCGCTACTTGGGCCGCCACCCCTACCTCCCAGTCAACACGGCTGCCATCAAGGCTGAAT GTGCACTGCGGTTGCCGGAGAAAGACCCGGGCAAGCCTTCGCCGCTCAAACCAACAGAACGCAAACCTCTCGAGTCCGTGGTTCGATACCTTG AAGCACATCCCCGTCCGGCCAAAGTGGAGGCACCCGCCCGGGGGACGTCCATCTCCACGGGCAGCCTGACGCCCATCAAGTCCTCCCCCATCCTTAACAACGGCTCCCCCACCATCCTGGGAAAGCGCAGCTATGAACAGCACAACGGATTGgatg gcactaaatccaaagcCTTGGCCCCCCAGTGGGACATCATGGCCAAACGTCTGAGCGACGTGGGCCGGCCCTCGGCTGTCATGCAGGACGAGGTGCACCAACTGGACTGA